AGGAGCGGGAGTTGTTGACCGGCCCCTGGGCTGGTTCCAAGGTCCCTGGTGTGGCGGAGGGTTCGCTGGTCGGGCGCTTCGAGGAGCAGGTGGCGCGGGTTCCGGAGCGGACGGCGCTGGTGGACGGTGAGCGGAGGATCTCGTACGCCGAACTGAACGTCTCCGCCAACCGTTTGGCCCGTCACTTGGTCCAACAGGGCTTGGGGCAGGGTGACATGGCGGGCGTGCTGCTCGAACGGGGCGGCGACTTCGCGATCGCGGTCCTCGCGGTGACGAAGACAGGCGCCGGGTACACGCTCCTCGACCCGGAGTTCCCGGACGAGCGGCTGCGCGCCGCCGCCGCCGACGCGGGCATCGGCCTGCTCGTCACGGACGCGGACCGCGCCGCCGCCGGGCGGGTGGACGGGCCGTGGGAGACCGTCGTCTGCGCACCCGACGAGCTGGCCGACCTCCCGGGAGGGAACCTGGGCACGGTGCCGACCGGCGACGACGTGGCCTGCGTGATGTTCACCTCCGGTTCCACGGGCCGGCCGAAGGGGATCTTGTCGTCGCACCGGAACCTGGTGTCGACGGTGAGTGGTCAGTCGTACGGGCGGTTCGGTGAGGGGGAGGTGTTCCTGCAGTGCTCGCCGGTCTCCTGGGACGCGTTCAGTCTGGAGTTCTGGGGTGCGTTGCTGCACGGCGGGACGACGGTGTTGCAGCCGGGGCAGCGGCCGGAGCCGGTGCTGGTCGACGAACTGTCGCGTCGTCACGGGGTGACGATGCTCCAGCTGTCGGCGAGCCTGTTCAACTTCCTCGTCGACGAGCACCCCGGGGTCTTCGACACCGTCACCGTCGCCTACACCGGCGGCGAGGCCGCCTCCCCGGCCCACGTCCACAAGCTGCAGTCGCTCCGGCCCGGCATCGAGGTCGTCAACGGGTACGGCCCGGCCGAGTCCATGGGCTTCACCACCACCCACCTCATCCGGCCCGCCGACCGGCCCCACACCCTCGTCCCCATCGGCGTCCCGCTCCTCAACAAGGGTGCCTACGTCCTGGACCCCTCCCTCAACCTCTGCCCGCCCGGCGTGACCGGCGAGCTGTACCTCACCGGTGACGGCCTGGCCCACGGCTACCTCGGCCGGCCCGACCTCACCGCCACCCGCTTCGTCCCCGACCCCTACGGCCCGCCCGGGACCCGCCTCTACCGCACCGGCGACCTCGTCCGCTTCGACCGGGACGGGCGGTTGGTGTACGAGGGCCGGGCCGACGACCAGATCAAGATCCGGGGCTTCCGGGTCGAGCCCGGCGAGACCGAGGCCGCGCTCCTCACTCACCCGCAGGTCACGCAGGCCGTGGTCACCGTCCATGACGAGCGGCTTGCCGCGTACCTGGTGGTGGAGGGCGAGGGTGTCGCGCCGGAGGACATCCGGCGGCATGCCGCCGACCGGCTGCCCGAGCACCTGGTCCCCAGTCACGTGACCGTGCTCGACCGGCTGCCGCTGACCCCCAACGGCAAGATCGACAAGCGGGCCCTGCCCGCCCCGGCCGCGCTCTCCAGCGGCGGACGCGCACCCCGCACACCCCTCGAAGAGACCGTCCTCGACCTCTTCACCCGCACCCTCGACACCGACACCGCCCTCACCATCGACGACGACTTCTTCCATCACGGAGGCCACTCCCTGCTGGCGGCCCGTCTGACGAACCGCGTCGCGGAGGCGCTGGGCGTCCGGCTGACGATCCGGGATGTCTTCGGGCGGCCGACGCCGGCCGGGCTCGCGGAGCTGATCGCGGAGAGCGGCGGCGGGGCGACCGGTTCGGGTCTCCTTCCGTCGCTGGTGCCGGGGGAGGGTGACGGTGAGTTGGTGCCGGCGTCGTATGCGCAGAGGCGGTTGTGGCTGCTGGCGCAGCTCGATGGCGGGAGTGCGGCGTACAACGTCCCGACGGTGGTGCGTTTCGATGGTGCCGGTCTTGATGTGGCCGCCCTGGAGGCGGCGTTGAACGATGTGGTGGAGCGGCATGCTCCGTTGCGGACGGTGTTCGAGGCGGTGGACGGGGAGCCGTTCCAGCGGGTCCTGGCCCCCGAGCGGGCACGACTGGCGGTCGAGCAGCGGTGGGTGGATGCCGACGGTCTGGACGCCGGGCTTGCCGAGGTGGCTGGGCGGGTCTTCGATCTGGCGTCGGAGATTCCCGTACGGGCCACGCTCTTCCGGCTTGACGACGATGCGGCGGTCCTTGCGCTGGTCCTGCACCATGTCGCGACGGACGGTCTGTCGAACGGGGTGTTCTTCGCCGATCTGGAGCGGGCCTATGCGGCTCGTGCGGCGGGCGAGGGGCCGGTCCTTGAGCCGCTGACGGTGCGGTACGCCGACTACGCGGCTTGGCAGCGTCGTGTTCTCGGTTCTGCGGACTCCTCCGAGAGTCTCCTCGGCCGCGAACTGGACTACTGGCGGCAGAACCTGGCCGGCCTCCCCGAGAGTCACGGGCTCACGCTCGACCACCCGCGTCCGCTCACCGCCTCCCACCGGGGCGGGGAGATCGCGCTCGACCTCGGGTCACATGTCTTCGAGGGGATCACCGCCCTCGCCCGGGAGGAGGGTTGCTCGCCGTTCATGGTGGTGCACGCGGCGCTGGTGGCGGCTCTGTCGCGGCTGGGTGCGGGTGCGGACCTGGCGATCGGTTCGCCGGTGGCGGGCCGGAGCGACGAGGTGCTGAACGGTCTGGTCGGGTTCTTCGTGAACACGCTGGTGCTGCGCACGGACAGCTCGGGTGACCCGAGCTTCCGTGAGCTTCTGGGCCGGGTCCGTACGGCCGACCTGGACGCCTTCGCCCACCAGGAGGCGCCCTTCGACCTGGTCCTGGAAGCCCTCAACCCCACCCGGACGCTCTCCCGGCACCCCCTCTTCCAGATCTGCCTCGGACTCGACCTCGGCGCCGTGCCCGAGCTGGACCTCCCTGGTGTCACCACCGCCGTCTCCGGCGCCGGCAACGGCTCCGCCAAGTTCGACCTCGAGTTCCTGCTCCGCTCCGATGACCGGCGCGGTCTGCACGGCGCGGTGCTCTACGCCGCCGACCTCTTCGAGGCCGACACGGTACGGCGCATGGGCGACGTCCTCGGCCGCGTACTGGAACAGGTCCTCGCCGACCCGGGCCGCCCTCTCTCCGCGCTGGAGGTCCTGGCGTCCGAGGAGCGGGAGTTGTTGACCGGTTCGTGGGCTGGTTCCAAGGTCTCCGGTGTGGCGGAGGGTTCGCTGGTCGGGCGCTTCGAGGAGCAGGTGGCGCGGGTTCCGGAGCGGACGGCGCTGGTGGACGGTGAGCGGAGGATCTCGTACGCCGAACTCAACGCCTCCGCCAACCGTTTGGCCCGTCACCTGGTCGAACAGGGCCTGGGGCGGGGCGATATGGCGGGCGTGCTGCTCGACCGGGGCGGCGACTTCGCGATCGCGGTCCTCGCCGTGCTCAAGACCGGCGCGGCCTACACCCTGCTCGACCCCGACTTCCCCGACGAGCGGCTGCGCTCCGGCGCCGCCGACGCGGGCATCGCCCACCTCGTCACCTCCCCGGCCCTGGCCGGGCGCGTCTCCGGCCCCTGGACGGTCACCCACGCCGCCGACCGGCCGGCCGACGCGGCCGCCGACGACCTGGGCGTCCCGCTCGGGCCCGACGACCCCGCGTGCCTCATGTTCACCTCCGGTTCCACGGGCCGGCCGAAGGGGATCTTGTCGTCGCACCGGAACCTGGTGTCGACGGTGAGTGGTCAGTCGTACGGGCGGTTCGGTGAGGGGGAGGTGTTCCTGCAGTGCTCGCCGGTCTCCTGGGACGCGTTCAGTCTGGAGTTCTGGGGTGCGTTGCTGCACGGCGGGACGACGGTGTTGCAGCCGGGGCAGCGGCCGGAGCCGGTGCTGGTCGACGAACTGTCGCGTCGTCACGGGGTGACGATGCTCCAGCTGTCGGCGAGCCTGTTCAACTTCCTCGTCGACGAGCACCCCGGGGTCTTCGACACCGTCACCGTCGCCTACACCGGCGGCGAGGCCGCCTCCCCGGCCCACGTCCACAAGCTGCAGTCGCTCCGGCCCGGCATCGAGGTCGTCAACGGGTACGGCCCGGCCGAGTCCATGGGCTTCACCACCACCCACCTCATCCGGCCCGCCGACCGGCCCCACACCCTCGTCCCCATCGGCGTCCCGCTCCTCAACAAGGGTGCCTACGTCCTGGACCCCTCCCTCAACCTCTGCCCGCCCGGCGTGACCGGCGAGCTGTACCTCACCGGTGACGGCCTGGCCCACGGCTACCTCGGCCGGCCCGACCTCACCGCCACCCGCTTCGTCCCCGACCCCTACGGCCCGCCCGGGACCCGCCTCTACCGCACCGGCGACCTCGTCCGCTTCGACCGGGACGGGCGGTTGGTGTACGAGGGCCGGGCCGACGACCAGATCAAGATCCGGGGCTTCCGGGTCGAGCCCGGCGAGACCGAGGCCGCGCTCCTCACTCACCCGCAGGTCACGCAGGCCGTGGTCACCGTCCATGACGAGCGGCTTGCCGCGTACCTGGTGGTGGAGGGCGAGGGTGTCGCGCCGGAGGACATCCGGCGGCATGCCGCCGACCGGCTGCCCGAGCACCTGGTCCCCAGTCACGTGACCGTGCTCGACCGGCTGCCGCTGACCCCCAACGGCAAGATCGACAAGCGGGCCCTGCCCGCCCCGGCCGCGCTCTCCAGCGGCGGACGCGCACCCCGCACACCCCTCGAAGAGACCGTCCTCGACCTCTTCACCCGCACCCTCGACACCGACACCGCCCTCACCATCGACGACGACTTCTTCCACCACGGCGGCCACTCCCTCCTCGGGGCCCGCCTCACCAACCACATCGCCGGAGCTCTCGACGTGCGGCTCACCGTCCGCGACGTCTTCCAGCACCCCACCCCGGCCCGCCTCGCCGCGCACATCGACTCCCTCAGGACCGCTCCGGCCCGGAAGGCGCGCCCCGCCCTCCGCCGCCGCAACGCAACGGATCGGATCAGCTCATGAGCACCCACTCCACCCCCGCCTTCACCCCCGCGCCCGAGGACGTCGTCTGGGACCTGCCCGGCGACGCCCCGCACCGCCTGTCCCTGCTTGTGCTGCCGCACGCCGGCGGCAACGCCCACGCCTACAGCGGCTGGCGCGAGCACCTCCCTGCCGACGTCCGGCTGCTCATCGGCCAGTACCCGGGCCGTGGCGCCCGCTACTGCGAGGACCTGCCCGGCTCCGTCGACGACCTCGCCCTCCCCGTCGTGGACGCCCTCCCCGGCGACACCGGCCCGCTGGTCGTCCTCGGGCACAGCATGGGCTCCCTCGTCGCCTTCGAGGTGGTCCGGGCGCTCCAGGCCGCCGGTCGCACCCCGCTCGGCCTCGTCGCCTCCGCCTGCAGGGCGCCCGTCCTGCCCAACCAGGCGCCCGTCCACCCCGAGCGGCTCGACGACGACGAGCTGGTCGCCTCCATCAAGGAGCGCGGCGGCACCGACGACGGCATCCTCGACGACCCGGAGCTCCGCGAGATCGTCCTGCCGTCCATCCGCGCCGACTTCGCCATCGACGACGCCTACCATTGCACCGCCCCCGACGTGCGGCTCGCCTGCCCGGTGGCCGTCTTCGGCGGCGACGTCGACCCGATCGTGCCGGTCGACCTGCTCGACGGCTGGGCGCTCGTCGCCGGGAACGACGTCGCCCCCGTGGTGCTGCCCGGCGACCACTTCTACTTCCAGCAGGACCTGGCCGGCTTCTTCGCCCGCCTCAACCCGGTCCTGAAGTCCCTCCAGGGCGCGCCCGCCACCGCCGCCTGATCGCTCAAGAAACCCCCCGCGCGCCGCGCGGCCCGTAGGTCCGCACCCGCCGGTACGTCCGCACTCGCCGGTACGTCCGCACCTGCCCGTACGTCCGCAACTCCCCGTACGTCCGCGCCCGCTCGTACCCCGTGAAGCATCCGCACCCGCCCGTACCCCGTGAAGCAGAGGAACCCCGCCATGACCACCTTCGCCCCGAACCCGGCCACCGCCGAGGACGGCATCGCCGTCGTCCGTGAGCCCGGCAAGCCCGCCCTCGTCCAGGTCCCCCGCCACGAGACGATGGCCGAGGCCACCGCCTGGCTCACCGCCCGGCGCGCCGACATCCAGGCCGAACTGCACCGCTCCGGAGCCGTCATGCTCCGCGGACTCCCCGTCACCGACGCGGCGAGTTTCGCCGAGGCCCGTGACGCGTTGGTCGCGACCCGCGCCGGCTACAAGGAGAAGGCCACCCCGCGCACCGACTTCGGCGAGGGCGTCTTCTCCTCCACCGATCTGCCGGCCATCCAGCCGATCCGCCTCCACAACGAGAACAGCTACACCCTGGACTTCCCGGGCGTCCTGCTCTTCGGCTGCATCACCGCCCCCGAGACGGGCGGCGCCACCACCGTCGGTGACATGCGGCGCGCCCTCGCGCTCCTCCCGGAGGAACTCGTCGCCCGCTTCGCCGAGGCCGGCTGGCTCCTCGTCCGCAACTACTCCGACCTCGCGGGCATGCCCTGGCGCAAGGCGTTCTCCTCGGAGGAGCCGGCCGGTGCCGAGGCGTACTGCGACGAGCACGCCATCGGCTACGAGTGGCTCGACGAGGACACCCTGCGCACCCGCCAGCTCCGCTCCGCCGTCATCACCCACCCGGTGACCGGCGAGCGCGTCTGGTTCAACCACTTCGCCTTCTGGAGCGCCCGCAGCCTCGACGAGGACGTCCGCGAGGTCCTCACCGAGACCTTCGGCGCCGACGGCCTCCCCTTCGACACCCGCCTCGGCGACGGCACCGCCCTCACCGACGCCGAGGTCGACGCCATCAACGACGCCTACCAGGCCGTCACCGTCCGCGAGACCTGGCAGGACGGTGACCTGATGCTCGTCGACAACATCCTCTGCGCGCACGGCCGTGAGGCGTACACGGGCGCCCGCAAGATCCTCGTCGCCATGGGCGAGCCGGTGCCGCTCGCCGACTGCGCCCCGACCGTCTCCCCCTCCGCCACCCCGTACGGAATGTGAGCCCCGCCATGACCGCCGTCCTCCCCGAGCCCGCCACCCTCGCCGAGCCCTCCGCCGCCGTGACGCCCGCCCCGGCCGTCGGACCCGCCGACTGCTCCTGCGCCGCCTGCGCCACGGGCACCGGCCACGCCGACCTCCTCGCCCGACTCGCCACCGCCCCGGGCGGCCGTACGGCGGTGGTCGCCGCCGACCGCAGCCTCACCTTCGACGAGCTGCGCGCCGAGGCCGCCGCCGTCGCCGCCCGCCTCACCGCCCTCGGCGCCGGACCCGAGAGCGTCGTCGCGCTCTGCCTGCCGCGCGGCGCCGGGCTCGTCACCGCCCTCATCGGCACGCTCACCGCAGGCGCCGCCTATCTGCCGGTCGACCCGGCGCTCCCGGCCGACCGCCGCCGCTACCTCCTGGAGGACTCCGGCGCCGACCTGGTCGTCCTCGACGCCCCGGGCGAGTCCCCGGCACCGGGCGCCCGCTCCGTCACCCTCGCCGAGCTGACGGCGAACCCCACCGCCGACGCCCCCTACCGCCCGGCGCCCGTGAGCGCCGGCACCCTCGCCTACGTCATCTACACCTCCGGCTCCACCGGCCGCCCCAAGGGCGTCGAGATCGGCCGGGGCGCCGCCTCGCTGCTCCTCGCCGAACTGGAGGGTGTCGGCGCCGCCACCGGCGAGGCCCGCCGCGTCGGCTGGAACGCCTCCCCGTCCTTCGACGCCTCCGTGCAGCAGTGGGTACGGCTCTGCCGGGGCGACACCCTCGTCATGATCGACGAGGAGACCCGCCGCGACCCGTCCCTCCTGGCCGCCTTCATCGACGCACAGGGCCTCACCGACCTCGACATCACCCCCTCCCACGCCGACCCGCTGCTCGACCTGCTCACCCCCGACGGCGGCCCCCGTCCGCTGACCCTGCTCGTCGGCGGCGAGGCCATCAGCCCGGCCCTGTGGGACCGCCTGGCCGCCGCCCACGCCTCCGGCCTGCTGCGCGCCCTCAACGTGTACGGCCCGACCGAGACCACCGTCGACGCCACCGCCGGCTGGATCGACCGGCCCGGCCAGACGCACATCGGCACCGTCCTGCCCGGCCTGCGGATGCGCCTCCTCGACGAGAAGCTGACCCCGGTCGCCCCCGGCGAGGCGGGCGAGCTGTACCTCGCCGGACCGCGCGTGGCCCGCGGCTACCGCAACCGGCCCGTGCTCACGGCCGAGCGCTTCCTCGCCGACCCCGCCGCCGACTCCGACGACGGCGGCCGCATGTACCGCACCGGCGACCGCTGCCGCCTCCTCCCGGACGGCCGGCTCGTCTACCTCGGCCGCGCCGACGGCCAGATCAAGCTCCGCGGCCACCGCATCGAACTCCCCGAGATCGAGGCGGCGCTCACCCGCCAGGCCGGCGTCGCCGAAGCCGCCGTCATCCTCGGCGAGGACGCCTCGGGCAGCCCGGCCCTGATCGCCTACCACCGGGGCGGCGACCCCGAGGCCCTCCGCACCGGCCTCGCGGCCACCCTCCCCGCGTACATGCTGCCCGCGGCCCTCGTCCCGGTGGAGCGCTTCGCCACCACCCCCAGCGGCAAGCTCGACCGCTCCGTCCTGCCGCGCCGCGTCGAGGCGACCGCCGCCGCCCCGGAGGACATCTCCTCGGGCACCGGCCTGGAAGGCCGCGCCGAGGAGCTCATCGGCCGCGTGTGGAAGGAAGTCCTCGGCGCCGCCTCCATCGGCCCCGACGACAACTTCTTCAAGCTCGGCGGCCACTCCCTGCTCGCCATCAAGCTGGTCTCCCGGGTCCGCGCCGAACTCACCGTCGCCCTGCCGGTCAAGGCCGTCTACGCCAACCCCCGGCTGCGGGACCTCGCCGCCCGCATCGAGGAACTGACGGCCGCGCGGGACGCCTGATCGCCGGCCCGACCGGCGCACCCCGCCCTCCGCCACCGGCCCACCCCACCCGTTCCGCCATCCACGAGGAGCAGCAACCGTGATCCCCCTGTCCTATGCCCAGCGTCGGCTGTGGTTCATGAACCGCCTGGAGGGTTCCTCGGCGGCCTACAACGCCCCCGTGATCCTCCGGCTCGCCGGGCGGCCCGTGGCCTCGGTGGTCGAGGCGGCGCTGCGGGACGTGGCGGAGCGGCACGAGGTGCTGCGGACGGTGTATCCGGCCGTGGACGGGGAGCCGTACCAGGAGATCACGGCGGATCCGGTGGTGCCGGTGGAGGTCGTCGCCCTCGCGGCGGAGGACA
Above is a genomic segment from Streptomyces sp. NBC_00094 containing:
- a CDS encoding thioesterase II family protein: MSTHSTPAFTPAPEDVVWDLPGDAPHRLSLLVLPHAGGNAHAYSGWREHLPADVRLLIGQYPGRGARYCEDLPGSVDDLALPVVDALPGDTGPLVVLGHSMGSLVAFEVVRALQAAGRTPLGLVASACRAPVLPNQAPVHPERLDDDELVASIKERGGTDDGILDDPELREIVLPSIRADFAIDDAYHCTAPDVRLACPVAVFGGDVDPIVPVDLLDGWALVAGNDVAPVVLPGDHFYFQQDLAGFFARLNPVLKSLQGAPATAA
- a CDS encoding non-ribosomal peptide synthetase, coding for MTAVLPEPATLAEPSAAVTPAPAVGPADCSCAACATGTGHADLLARLATAPGGRTAVVAADRSLTFDELRAEAAAVAARLTALGAGPESVVALCLPRGAGLVTALIGTLTAGAAYLPVDPALPADRRRYLLEDSGADLVVLDAPGESPAPGARSVTLAELTANPTADAPYRPAPVSAGTLAYVIYTSGSTGRPKGVEIGRGAASLLLAELEGVGAATGEARRVGWNASPSFDASVQQWVRLCRGDTLVMIDEETRRDPSLLAAFIDAQGLTDLDITPSHADPLLDLLTPDGGPRPLTLLVGGEAISPALWDRLAAAHASGLLRALNVYGPTETTVDATAGWIDRPGQTHIGTVLPGLRMRLLDEKLTPVAPGEAGELYLAGPRVARGYRNRPVLTAERFLADPAADSDDGGRMYRTGDRCRLLPDGRLVYLGRADGQIKLRGHRIELPEIEAALTRQAGVAEAAVILGEDASGSPALIAYHRGGDPEALRTGLAATLPAYMLPAALVPVERFATTPSGKLDRSVLPRRVEATAAAPEDISSGTGLEGRAEELIGRVWKEVLGAASIGPDDNFFKLGGHSLLAIKLVSRVRAELTVALPVKAVYANPRLRDLAARIEELTAARDA
- a CDS encoding TauD/TfdA family dioxygenase — protein: MTTFAPNPATAEDGIAVVREPGKPALVQVPRHETMAEATAWLTARRADIQAELHRSGAVMLRGLPVTDAASFAEARDALVATRAGYKEKATPRTDFGEGVFSSTDLPAIQPIRLHNENSYTLDFPGVLLFGCITAPETGGATTVGDMRRALALLPEELVARFAEAGWLLVRNYSDLAGMPWRKAFSSEEPAGAEAYCDEHAIGYEWLDEDTLRTRQLRSAVITHPVTGERVWFNHFAFWSARSLDEDVREVLTETFGADGLPFDTRLGDGTALTDAEVDAINDAYQAVTVRETWQDGDLMLVDNILCAHGREAYTGARKILVAMGEPVPLADCAPTVSPSATPYGM
- a CDS encoding non-ribosomal peptide synthetase; protein product: MPFDKPVASAPAAVRLPLSVAQRDIWTAHLLDPTGIKYNVGECREIQGPVDPELMGAAWRRLVDEADFLRVQRFEDDGEQVWQLLDADAGERTLAFTDLSGAVDPEGAAWDLIDALISAPFDLTGEAPVRCALIKLAEDRFFYFYGFHHLVVDGVGVSMALARLVELYERAVAGEPWGDTPFGTLAELLAEDAAYRASEEAAADRAAWRAHLADAPDAPAGLVRGRDRAPSAHGELPFARRSVPVSPADAERLRTVARAARVSWSVLLVALFAAYLQRVTGRQELMIALPVTGRTTRAARSTPGMMSNVVPLRLRVRPEDRLADLVRTVSTEVKHGLRHQRTRYEDLGREAGVIDGTRRLATPVLNIMGFHAELTVGGHPTVNHNVSNGPVDDLSVAVLDLGPAHGLRIDFDTPVQEVDPALVTAHQDRFTAFVTRYLAENGDTHQSATVADLALLDDDERALLTGAWAGPVAQPVETTLVARFEEQVRLHADRPALIDAAGAVTYAELNASANHLARELRDGGLGRGAMAGILLERGIPFATALLAVLKTGAGHVLLDPDFPEERLRSAATDAGITHLVTTAALAARADGPWTVTHAVRRPGPDAVADDLGVPISPDDPACLMFTSGSTGRPKAILSSHRNLVATLIGQPYLPTGPDEVYLQCSPVSWDAFSLEFWGPLLHGGSAVLQPGQKPEPTLVTELSRRHGVTTLLLSATLFNFLVDEHPEAFETVTTAFTVGEAASPAHVHKLQRLKPGITVLNGYGPAEVMIFATTHTVEPGEHPHPAIPVGTPLVNKPAYVLDARLELCPPGVTGELYVAGDGLAHGYLGRPDLTAARFVPDPIGTTPGGRLYRTGDLARFDADGRIVYEGRADDQIKIRGFRIEPGETEAVLLSHPRVTQAVVTVHEHRLAAYLVTDGEDAPDPEAIRGHVAERLPEHLVPTYVTVLDRLPVTPNGKIDKRALPAPAALLTARRAPRNETEEVLTALYGLTLDKAPDTIGIDDSFFHHGGHSLLAARLTNRVAEALGVRLTIRDVFGRPTPAGLAELIAESGGGATGSGLLPSLVPGEGDGELVPASYAQRRLWLLAQLDGGSAAYNVPTVVRFDGAGLDVAALEAALNDVVERHAPLRTVFEAVDGEPFQRVLASERARLAVEQRWVDAEGLDAGLAEVAGRVFDLASEIPVRATLFRLDDDASVLALVLHHVATDGLSNGVFFADLEQAYAARAVGEGSVLEPLTVRYADYAAWQRRVLGSADSSESLLGRELDFWRQSLAGLPESHGLTLDRSRPVRASHRGGQVELDLGADLFRRAKLLAEAEGCSPFMVVHAALVAALSRLGAGADLAIGSPVAGRSDEVLNGLVGFFVNTLVLRTDSSGDPSFRELLGRVRTADLDAFAHQEAPFDLVLEALNPTRTLSRHPLFQICLTLESGADATKPLALPGVAPAPMQKITSGSAKFDLEFFLRSDDEHGLRATVLFAADLFDEESVRRVTSVLGQVLHHALAEPGAALSALEILAPEERELLTGPWAGSKVPGVAEGSLVGRFEEQVARVPERTALVDGERRISYAELNVSANRLARHLVQQGLGQGDMAGVLLERGGDFAIAVLAVTKTGAGYTLLDPEFPDERLRAAAADAGIGLLVTDADRAAAGRVDGPWETVVCAPDELADLPGGNLGTVPTGDDVACVMFTSGSTGRPKGILSSHRNLVSTVSGQSYGRFGEGEVFLQCSPVSWDAFSLEFWGALLHGGTTVLQPGQRPEPVLVDELSRRHGVTMLQLSASLFNFLVDEHPGVFDTVTVAYTGGEAASPAHVHKLQSLRPGIEVVNGYGPAESMGFTTTHLIRPADRPHTLVPIGVPLLNKGAYVLDPSLNLCPPGVTGELYLTGDGLAHGYLGRPDLTATRFVPDPYGPPGTRLYRTGDLVRFDRDGRLVYEGRADDQIKIRGFRVEPGETEAALLTHPQVTQAVVTVHDERLAAYLVVEGEGVAPEDIRRHAADRLPEHLVPSHVTVLDRLPLTPNGKIDKRALPAPAALSSGGRAPRTPLEETVLDLFTRTLDTDTALTIDDDFFHHGGHSLLAARLTNRVAEALGVRLTIRDVFGRPTPAGLAELIAESGGGATGSGLLPSLVPGEGDGELVPASYAQRRLWLLAQLDGGSAAYNVPTVVRFDGAGLDVAALEAALNDVVERHAPLRTVFEAVDGEPFQRVLAPERARLAVEQRWVDADGLDAGLAEVAGRVFDLASEIPVRATLFRLDDDAAVLALVLHHVATDGLSNGVFFADLERAYAARAAGEGPVLEPLTVRYADYAAWQRRVLGSADSSESLLGRELDYWRQNLAGLPESHGLTLDHPRPLTASHRGGEIALDLGSHVFEGITALAREEGCSPFMVVHAALVAALSRLGAGADLAIGSPVAGRSDEVLNGLVGFFVNTLVLRTDSSGDPSFRELLGRVRTADLDAFAHQEAPFDLVLEALNPTRTLSRHPLFQICLGLDLGAVPELDLPGVTTAVSGAGNGSAKFDLEFLLRSDDRRGLHGAVLYAADLFEADTVRRMGDVLGRVLEQVLADPGRPLSALEVLASEERELLTGSWAGSKVSGVAEGSLVGRFEEQVARVPERTALVDGERRISYAELNASANRLARHLVEQGLGRGDMAGVLLDRGGDFAIAVLAVLKTGAAYTLLDPDFPDERLRSGAADAGIAHLVTSPALAGRVSGPWTVTHAADRPADAAADDLGVPLGPDDPACLMFTSGSTGRPKGILSSHRNLVSTVSGQSYGRFGEGEVFLQCSPVSWDAFSLEFWGALLHGGTTVLQPGQRPEPVLVDELSRRHGVTMLQLSASLFNFLVDEHPGVFDTVTVAYTGGEAASPAHVHKLQSLRPGIEVVNGYGPAESMGFTTTHLIRPADRPHTLVPIGVPLLNKGAYVLDPSLNLCPPGVTGELYLTGDGLAHGYLGRPDLTATRFVPDPYGPPGTRLYRTGDLVRFDRDGRLVYEGRADDQIKIRGFRVEPGETEAALLTHPQVTQAVVTVHDERLAAYLVVEGEGVAPEDIRRHAADRLPEHLVPSHVTVLDRLPLTPNGKIDKRALPAPAALSSGGRAPRTPLEETVLDLFTRTLDTDTALTIDDDFFHHGGHSLLGARLTNHIAGALDVRLTVRDVFQHPTPARLAAHIDSLRTAPARKARPALRRRNATDRISS